AGTGGAAGTCATCACATGCAGCGGTTACAAGAAGTCACCGGAAGAAGCAGAAGTTAGTGGGAATATTTAGTGACTTAGTGGAAGTTACTAGTGGCTATAGAAGTGGAGTAGTGAAAAATGTGGCAGTTACTTACTGAAGATGCAACATGGATGTGGCTTGGAAAATGGAGGTGGTTGCAAGTTATTGTGTTTATACTTATGGCAAGTGTATGACTTTAGTGTAGAGAGTTATTTTCTAAGATTTAATCTCTACCGTAGGATCTAGTAGCAGTTTCATTCCAAATTCTATAAGTAGCAAATATGATTGTAAAAATAGTCAGACTCACACAATTACTCAAAACTCTCCATGGATGCCTCCAAGTCTCATGTGACAAATGGCTACAAAGAAACTAAGAGTGTGCTGTGATTCTCACCTTTTATGTTCAATGCAATGTTATTTCCTTTGccattttgatttccttttactttttgttcttcttttttcctttcaatcTTCTACCTTTCtactcttttttctcttttgttcataCCGTTCTTCACAAAAACCCAGTTTTGACATTTAAAACGTCTTCACTAAAGAACCCAAAGAGGACTCTGAATCCGgtccttaaattgcttttggaGTCTATTTATTTACCAAAAATCACCGTAAACAATACCATTGGCTCATTTTAAGCATTTTTTATATTAGCTTTTTTTTAATCACAATGCACCCATGCCATTGGCTCATTGTATCTTGTATGTATCTCTTTACAATGTGCCACATCTTATGGCTCAAATATTTTGATTCTAATAGTGGAATCAGtcccaagtttttttttaactaagtccCACGTTTCTTGTTAAGGAAGAAGATGTTATGGTAAAGGATAAGGGAGGTTAAGGCTATATTGAGGGTCATTCCTTCATTTGAAATCACATTCTTTTTTACAATGGAAAATTTATGTTtaccttttctttctttttgaattCCACTAATGATCATATCAACTTCAAAGATCAAATACTTATCCCTATAAACTACTTGCACCCATATGACAAAGAGAGATTGAGCTTTATTTTTATTAGCTTTCCTAATTAAGAAAAGGATAAAATGCAGGAAAAAGTAAAATCATCGATCAATGGCATATATATgagtgcccactagggtgggtaaGTATCAAAATGGTTCATGGATGGACCACTCATTCTGACTGGGTTTTCTAGGTTTGTCAGTTTTGGGTACTGTTTGCAGAATTTGCAAATAAACACCCACCCCTTTCAATCAccgcctctcaactttctcctTAAATTCCAAATCCAAACCCTCCCtctccttcctcttcctcctctctcGTTTTCCTCCTCCGCTTCCAAGCCCTCCTTTACTGCACCAACGCCGCCATGATCCTCGCCCAGTTCATCGGCACCGTCGCCGCTCGCGCCCTGTTCCGACGAATAAACCGCACCAGCAGAAGCAACGGTTGACGCGGGTTTGTGTCGTTGTTTTGGGGCTGTCTATGTTGTCATTTGGCTGGGATTGAATTGAATGCTTCCCATTTTCCAAACAGGGTCAGAATTGTATGAGGATTTGGCCCTTGTTGCTTTCTTTTGTGTCTGGCTTTCTGGGGTGCTATGAACAAAGGGTTTTCGATTGGGGCAACGTTAAGCAGCTTGGTCATAAACGAGTTCGGTTGATTACTTTGTTATTCACTACAATTGTACTTTTTGTTCCTGCTGTGATCAGTTTCTTTGTGTTTCAAGAAAAAAGTGGTAATGATAGTGTTTCGTTCGCTAATTTGGCTTGGCCTCTGGCTACTTCTTTCTCCTTCTGCACCATGGAAATTAAAAAGAGTGCACCTGCACATAGCATATGCAATCGTTGATTGTCGTATTGTGGTTGCTTGCAGAATGTGCAAATTCTCTTGTTCGTGCAAATTCTGTTGTTCCAGCTTATATACCTATCATGCTTGTCATATTGTGGTTTCTTGTAGAAGGACCTTTACTTCCTTGAAGCCAACAATTTGTGTGtgtttagtcatagagaagtgCTTTGCTGGCCTCTGTGTTACTCATAAAGAATTGTTTTTCCCTTGCTACATTAAAATAGTAGAGTTTTTCAACTAATACTCTTTTCCTTTAGTATCATTATCTTTCACAGGCATCACTCAAGAAGATCAAGATTTGGGGAGATGGATCAATTAAGCAGTGATCATTCTAGTAGAAGGAAACAGGAAGATGAAGGAAAGTCAAGAACTCCTAATGAGGAAAAGAAATGCAGAGGCAGAACTCTTTATATTGATGCGGATAAGGAATGATTAGAATAAGGGGATAGTAGAGAAAATCTTATGCAGTAAGAATAATAGCAGAAGCCATGAAGAGGATTCTAATGTGGATTGGGAGACTAAAACTATGGAGAGTGCAAAGCCAGCATGACAGAGAAGGAAAAAACTCACAAAGGTGCAACAAGGATAGTTTAAAGTGAAGTTTTAATAAGAAAGTTGTAAAGTCAAGtgtgtagaacatccacaataTGACTTATGTACTATTTGACAGTTATGTATTGTTGAATTTCAGTAGTTGTACTCTTGGTATATGACTATGCTCCAATATATTGAAAAAGAAATACACTCAATGGATTAAACTCTGAATATCATTTTATTGTAATTGATAGCTCCCAGGTTTGGTTTTTGTTGTTTTGGGTCGACTACCATATGCTTTGAACACAACCCACATTTGGGAGCAGTGGTTCATTCAATGACAGTAACAATGCAAGCTACAATTCAAATAGACTTCATAAGCAGTGATCTAATTTGAAACTATAAAACAACCACTGGAGAAGGAACCAGAATTTGAATACAAAAACCCCATTTTATTCACAAAAACAAAGTAAACAAAGAATTAGACTTAAAAGTCTCATTTTATTGCAATCAGAACTATTGTTACATCATTGTACAACATTAAAGTTCAATAGTGTGTAATCAATAAGTACATAATTCATATTCTACATAATCCTCGTGCATTAGCTTTGCAAGTTCGATATTGAAACTTCAGCTCTGTTGGGACCTACACCTCCAGTACACACTTGGTGGCTTCAAGACAAACTATAGATAGCTTTGATTCTCTCCTAAGACAGCTGCAATACGTCTTCCAGTTCCATGATTCTTGTCTGGATGATACAGGCGTATAATAGTTGTAGTCTCTGGATACTTTTCTTGTGTATTTCGTTATCCTATCTCTCCCTGAAGTTTGGTCACACGAAACATAAGACAACAAACATTTCAATAGCTCCTCATGGGAAGCAGACGACAACAAACATCTTATGTGAAAAGTCAGCTATCTCCAATACCATgtaaaggaaaaaggaaaatacacaacaacaataaaacaaacatcagtttattgtttgattAGTTATTTTCATTTGCTCGTGAAGCACATATGGGGGTTTATTGCTTGTTTGTTCATCCATGGTTCAAATGAGGTTAATAGGAGACTAAGTTGGGAGTTCTAGTCCAAGATGCCAGGTGCTTAACAATCATAATAACACTGCTGTTGGTTCCAATTTAGTTTTGATCCTTGCTCAGAAAAGAGTGAGAATATGATGTAAACTGAAAATTAGCATGGAAAGTAGGAACTAGGGATTCTAAATTCCTCACAAGCAGAGGCAGCCCTCTGTTAAAACTAAAATGCAGATGGAAACAAGAAGATAACAATGAAGATTTTGCAACTGAACAGAATACTCCAACCAACTTGAGCCTTTTCTCCTAGCTCAAGCCTTACCTATCTCTTCCTCTTATCTTTTCCCTTTATTTTTGCTCCCAATTCTGGAACTTCTAGTGAACATGTGATATCCATCCCTGCTGTTACAGCCTTCCCACTTCCCAATTCATAGTGACCTTTACTGGGCTTAATATAAATACAGGGTTGACCTTTTATAAAACAGAAAAATTGTAAAATTCATGAAGTACATTTGATCCCACAATACGATAAACCACTATCTAAACTCAAAGCATTTGTCATAATGAAACAATTGCTGTGAGAATACACCATTCAATAAGATTAGCTATCATTATTACAGCACACAATGGCAATGGTCATTCCTAATACAGTAAGCATAAAAACAGCCTAGAATATAACGAGCCTAGAATGCAATTATCTATTACAGACATTTGTTACAGGGAGTTCACAATTAACATCCACCGTGAGTTGCAACCTACACTGGCAAGCGCCTTAAATTGCCTTCATTAACTTTACTTTACTTCAAGTCCAGGAAAATACCTGGATGGAGTGGCTTGTCTTAGCAGGGCAGTTTTCTCCAATTCCTTCCTTTCACCTAGATCCTGAACATGGATCCAGCTTCAAGAGGTGACAAAGAAACAGAAGCAAGATGGGGAAAATGGGACCTTAGTATTCAACCTTTATACTGAGCTAGAAGCAAATTGACACAATAGTAATTGAGGGATCACAACCTTACAAACCTAGGCAAATTGACAAAACCAGCAATTTTAGTATGCACAGAGCCAGGATTCTCCATACAATACCTCCATAGCCATTGAAGTTGTTGATTTCAAGCACCTCATCGCCGTGGCGCTTCAGGGCGGCGCAGTAACCAGAAAGGAGAACCCGCTTCTCCCAGACCGGGCTGCCAAGTTGGAGCTCCTCAACGAGCATCGGGAGGGGTCAGTAGTGATTGCGGACAAAGAAGGCGACCAGAAGGAGAATATCAAGATGGCTGCGTTGTCAGAGGGGTGAGAGTGGTGCGGCGTGGTCACCGCGACTTCAGGGCGGCGAGAGCGCGACGAGTGAAAGTCACAGTACAAGTGGGGTCACATGAGAGAGAGGGGTGCCTTAGCAAATTTTTACAAAACTATTAGTGCCACCAACTTGACCTGTTTCGCAAGTGCAAGGTGAAAAATCTAGACCACCAccttaaaatattatatatcaaCGGCTGAGATGAGTGGTCCATTGATGGACCATTTTGAtacttgcccaccctagtgggcaccataTATATGTAGGACAAAAGTTATGTCCAGTTGCTTATATCCAAGCCATTCAGTTTTCTAATTAAACCTTGCCacctcattatttttttttacatcatctAATTAGAGTAAAGAGAGTCAAGGTACCGTCAACTCTTTTTTCTTACTCTAGGGATTGTCATTGAACTCCATCTGTATCTGTGTGCTTCGAACTCGGTCCTTCCATGACAGAGTAGAGGTTTATGTCTACACCTTTTTCTTGGAGTTAGGTTGGAGAGGCTAATCAAGGACTACTTGTTTGAAGAAGCGGTGTCGAAATTGTAGCTTGGAGTAACTAGGGAAAGGCTACTCTCCTAGGGAGGCGGAGTCAAAACCTATTTATGGAAGAAGATAGTGAAGAAACCCCTTACGTGTTAAGGGTACTAGATGTAGCTCAAGGTTGAGTGAACCAAAGCGGAGTCAAAACCTATAAAAATTGCATGTGTCGTTTTCTCTTCCTTTATCTCTACAATCATTTATTTTCACTCCCAACCTTTAGAACAACCTATCCGCTGCTATACAGCCTATACTCTAAGGTTTGTATTCTATGTTGAACTTCAAAAAAAGGCTCTTCCCTGATGAAGGTGAAAGTACGGATTCTGACGAGCTAAATAGGGAGATATATAGAAATTCTTAGCATGCAGAGAATGTTGTTTGTGATGAGAAGGGTAGACCAATAATTTTCTCAGAGGCTCGCGGATATGTTGacttaaataatgataatatttATAGTTAAATTTATATTGTATTAACATTATTTATATTGTATTAAGATTATAACattaatgtcaaaaaaaaaacattataacATTTATTGCATCTTTTTATTGTTGGAAAATTTCATATCTAGGTAATTTAAAATCCTATTTTATGTTagtgatattttatttttaaaagctATCTTTCTGAtatgatttttatttcaaaacccttATCCTACTTTTAGGGATTTTGTTTCTCAATTCAGTTTTTATAGCTGATAGAAACTTTCTCCACTCCCTTTGCACgttctttattttttcctcACGTTGCCTATTTCTCTGGCTGCACGTTGGCACAAAAGCTTTACAAAAGGAGTCTTGAAACAGCTTTCTCAACCCAGAAAAATACATAACACGAATTGCCTTCTTCTTCCCCTAATTTTCACTGGTTTTTCCATTAATCAATATTCAAAGAGCACGGTTTGTTCATCAGTTCAGGGATCTTTCGCTGCACACGACAGATTCAACGGGTTGACGTATCTTGGGAGAGGAGCGCATCAAGTTCTTAATCTACCCAGTGCAGTTGGGGCGTTTTCTCTCTAAGGACAGCGCCTTGCGTGCTTCAACCTAGGCTACTCTGAACTCATTCTcttgttattttaattatagACTTATTTGTTTGTTATATTGCATTGTTTGCTTACTACCTTGTCTGTTGTCTGCTGGTTTATGTTCACCTCTGATATGTCCTTGTGTTTGCTGAATTAAAACTTTCTAACATTCTTAGAGAGAAAAATTTAATTCTGTCTACATCTTCCGTGTTTTGTTATGTTCAAAATGTCTGCTATGGAAATGCTTAAGGCTATGTCTAGCAAACCTGAAAAATTCAGTGGTGAAAATTTCTATTATTGGCAACAACAAATGAAATTTTGGCTTACTGAGTTGAGTCTGTTCTCTGTGATTTCTGGCTCTAAAACTGGAAAACAAACAACATCAAAATTGATGGTACTAAAACCCCTGCTAGTACTAAAGAGGATGCTAAAGATGATGCAACAGATAAAGATATCTTGTGTCATGGTCGTATTTTGAGTGCATTGTCtgataatatttataaaatattttgtcATACTAAAACTGCAGTTGAGTTATGGGAAGCCCTTGAAAAGAAATATGGTTCAGCTGAGAAGGGTTTAAGTCGTTATTCTTGTGAAAAAATGATTGAGTTTCATATGGTTGATAAGAAGTCTGTGTCAGATCAAATCCATGAGTTTGAAAATATTGTCTATGACATGAAACTGAAAGGAATTGTTTTGCCTGATGTCATGCTTGTGACCTTCATGATTTCAAAATTGCCTCCTTCTTGGTCTGATTTTGCTAGAAGTTTGAAACATAAGCCTGAAGGTTTTACTTTTGATGAGTTGCTTATCTGTCTGCGTATTGAGGAAAAACATCGTCTTTCTCAAAAGAATTTGCAAACCTCGAATTTTCAAGCTAAAGTCCATATGGTTGAAGGCTCTAGTAAATCCTTTTCAAAGTCCTTTAATAGGCATGGGCCAAACAAATATAAGTCTTTCAAAAAACCAGCTTTCTCTAAAAATAAGGACAATGCTCCTAATAACAACAATAGGCCTATGGCTAAAATTCAA
This portion of the Lotus japonicus ecotype B-129 chromosome 3, LjGifu_v1.2 genome encodes:
- the LOC130747359 gene encoding uncharacterized protein LOC130747359, with product MLVEELQLGSPVWEKRVLLSGYCAALKRHGDEVLEINNFNGYGGRDRITKYTRKVSRDYNYYTPVSSRQESWNWKTYCSCLRRESKLSIVCLEATKCVLEV